The following proteins are encoded in a genomic region of Amyelois transitella isolate CPQ chromosome 14, ilAmyTran1.1, whole genome shotgun sequence:
- the LOC106137285 gene encoding uncharacterized protein LOC106137285, which produces MNFISNVLDSIPVVGHVKGTFHYMVGDVDGGNQAMYQASRSSAVLAGGAAGCVGGPAGAALGAMYAGLAADLLASGVAGKPQGIVHNCAKVGKDIAEGKNPTKSIISTGVQLTVDGVGGLGMGGVSSAATQISEKAVSKTIQNAGKKVIASVGEKTLQNSFQVSTAQATNILVKNTSERVVKKVIEKTVLVAEVALVSTHVEVSAKNRSEREEEEKERKRKENREKQRRETQERQERERRQKEKERLENEQKERERLANEQRERERLANELRERERLANELRERERLANEQRERERLANELRERERLANELRERERLANELRERERLANEQRERERLANEQRERERLANIRRPPANAGAPTSPEPSEPKKKNKNKKYSFIVLLLLLLKKILEYIWKKLKELFYKFGMLLILFIIILYLYLNEDSIAWKHQELKFRLI; this is translated from the coding sequence ATGAATTTCATATCAAACGTTCTAGATTCAATACCCGTCGTGGGTCACGTAAAAGGAACGTTCCACTATATGGTTGGGGATGTCGACGGAGGAAACCAAGCGATGTACCAGGCCAGCAGGTCGAGCGCGGTGctggcgggcggcgcggcgggctGCGTGGGCGGGCCGGCGGGCGCCGCGCTGGGCGCCATGTACGCCGGGCTGGCGGCGGACCTGCTGGCCTCGGGGGTGGCGGGCAAACCGCAAGGGATTGTTCACAATTGTGCAAAGGTTGGAAAAGATATTGCAGAAGGCAAAAACCCAACTAAATCTATAATATCGACAGGGGTGCAGCTCACTGTGGATGGAGTGGGCGGTTTGGGAATGGGTGGAGTTTCAAGCGCCGCCACTCAAATTTCTGAGAAAGCTGTTTCGAAAACTATACAAAATGCTGGAAAAAAAGTCATTGCAAGTGTCGGAGAGAAAACACTTCAGAATTCGTTTCAAGTTTCGACTGCGCAAGCAACTAATATCTTAGTTAAGAATACCTCAGAAAGGGTTGTAAAAAAGGTTATAGAAAAAACTGTGTTGGTTGCCGAGGTTGCGCTGGTATCGACCCATGTAGAAGTGAGTGCTAAAAACAGAAGTGAACGGGAGGAAGAGGAGAAAGAACGCAAACGGAAAGAAAATCGTGAGAAACAGAGAAGAGAAACTCAGGAGCGGCAAGAAAGAGAACGAAGACAAAAAGAGAAGGAGAGGCTGGAAAACGAACAAAAAGAGAGGGAGAGGCTGGCAAACGAACAAAGAGAGAGGGAGAGGCTGGCAAACGAACTAAGAGAGAGGGAGAGGCTGGCAAACGAACTAAGAGAGAGGGAGAGGCTGGCAAACGAACAAAGAGAGAGGGAGAGGCTGGCAAACGAACTAAGAGAGAGGGAGAGGCTGGCAAACGAACTAAGAGAGAGGGAGAGGCTGGCAAACGAACTAAGAGAGAGGGAGAGGCTGGCAAACGAACAAAGAGAGAGGGAGAGGCTGGCAAACGAACAAAGAGAGAGGGAGAGGCTGGCAAACATAAGACGGCCGCCTGCTAATGCCGGAGCGCCCACGTCGCCAGAACCTTCGGAAcccaagaagaaaaataaaaacaaaaaatactcttttattgttttactacttttattacttaaaaaaatattggaatacatttggaaaaaattgaaggaattgttttataaattcgGCATGCTATTAATTCtctttatcataattttatatctttatctaAATGAAGATTCTATCGCCTGGAAGCATCAAGAATTGAAATTTCGATTAATTTAG
- the LOC106137286 gene encoding uncharacterized protein LOC106137286 isoform X2, producing MAVKDRLAELRNASAARGVYHDTVEIGDAAVADEDIRQTFSEVERLQGWLRELAGNTLLLRRLHADPTFHASRGLQDEFDSIVTQSNALGTKLCGALVQLEAKARSGRNDARARICRLQYAGARRRAADALADHQRLLQAARDQQQDLLQQQIKLTNLTISDEECEALLDSKNISLFVDNVKAETAQARLALRAVEARRDELARAEAALRDVRDLFVRLAQLVAEQQEQIDSVVHFALAASDFVESGEQQLMRGAVSHRKASRVRPPSADLTRGSCTSKRDNFLKKIHLIICVVIGFAVVLLVLVIT from the exons ATGGCCGTGAAGGATCGACTGGCCGAACTTAGAAAT GCGAGTGCGGCGCGCGGCGTGTACCACGACACGGTGGAGATCGGCGATGCGGCCGTTGCAGACGAAGACATCCGCCAGACCTTCAGTGAG GTGGAGCGTCTGCAAGGCTGGCTGCGCGAGCTGGCCGGCAACACGCTGCTGCTGAGGAGGCTGCACGCGGACCCCACCTTCCACGCCAGCAGAG GGTTACAAGACGAGTTCGACTCGATCGTGACTCAGTCGAACGCGCTGGGCACCAAGCTATGCGGCGCGCTGGTGCAGTTGGAAGCCAAGGCGCGGTCGGGCCGCAACGACGCGCGCGCGCGCATCTGCCGCCTGCAGTACGCgggcgcgcgccgccgcgccgccgacGCGCTGGCGGACCACCAGCGGCTGCTGCAGGCGGCGCGCGACCAGCAGCAGGACCTGCTGCAGCAGCAGATCAAGCTTA CAAACTTGACCATTTCTGATGAAGAATGCGAGGCCTTGCTCGACTCAAAGAACATATCCTTGTTTGTTGATAAT GTGAAGGCTGAGACGGCGCAGGCGCGGCTGGCGCTGCGCGCGGTGGAGGCGCGGCGCGACGAGCTGGCGCGCGCGGAGGCGGCGCTGCGCGACGTGCGCGACCTGTTCGTGCGGCTCGCGCAGCTCGTGGCCGAACAG CAAGAGCAGATCGACAGCGTGGTGCACTTCGCGCTGGCGGCGTCCGACTTCGTGGAGAGCGGCGAGCAGCAGCTCATGCGCGGCGCCGTCTCGCACAGGAAGGCCAGCCGGGTGAGGCCACCTTCCGCTGACCTGACACGAGGCAGCTGCACTTCCAAACGTGACAATTTTCTC aaaaaaattcaCCTAATCATTTGTGTGGTGATCGGGTTCGCTGTGGTGTTATTAGTGCTGGTGATCACGTGA
- the LOC132902504 gene encoding polysialic acid O-acetyltransferase-like yields MFYDTRLVTDDTRVVTDDTRVVTDDTRLVTDDTRLVTDDTRLVTDDTRLVTDDTRVVTDETRLVTDDTRLVTDDTRSVTDDTRVVTDETRLVTDDTRLVTDDTRSVTDDTRVVTDETRLVTDDTRVVTDNTRLVTDDTRLVTDDTRLVTDDTRLVTDDTRLVTDDTRLVTDDTRVVTNDTRVVTDDTIVVTDDSIVVTDDTGVVTDDTRVVTDDTRNKQQ; encoded by the exons ATGTTTT ATGATACAAGATTGGTCACAGATGATACAAGAGTGGTCACAGATGACACAAGAGTGGTAACAGATGATACAAGATTGGTCACAGATGATACAAGATTGGTCACAGATGATACAAGATTGGTCACAGATGATACAAGATTGGTCACAGATGATACAAGAGTGGTCACAGATGAAACAAGATTGGTCACAGATGATACAAGATTGGTCACAGATGATACAAGATCGGTCACAGATGATACAAGAGTGGTCACAGATGAAACAAGATTGGTCACAGATGATACAAGATTGGTCACAGATGATACAAGATCGGTCACAGATGATACAAGAGTGGTCACAGATGAAACAAGATTGGTCACAGATGATACAAGAGTGGTAACAGATAATACAAGATTGGTCACAGATGATACAAGATTGGTCACAGATGATACAAGATTGGTCACAGATGATACAAGATTGGTCACAGATGATACAAGATTGGTCACAGATGATACAAGATTGGTCACAGATGATACAAGAGTGGTCACAAATGATACAAGAGTGGTCACAGATGATACAATAGTGGTCACAGATGATTCAATAGTGGTCACAGATGATACAGGAGTGGTCACAGATGATACAAGAGTGGTCACAGATGATACAAGAAACAAACAGCAGTAG
- the LOC106137286 gene encoding uncharacterized protein LOC106137286 isoform X1, with protein MAVKDRLAELRNASAARGVYHDTVEIGDAAVADEDIRQTFSEVERLQGWLRELAGNTLLLRRLHADPTFHASRGLQDEFDSIVTQSNALGTKLCGALVQLEAKARSGRNDARARICRLQYAGARRRAADALADHQRLLQAARDQQQDLLQQQIKLTNLTISDEECEALLDSKNISLFVDNVKAETAQARLALRAVEARRDELARAEAALRDVRDLFVRLAQLVAEQQEQIDSVVHFALAASDFVESGEQQLMRGAVSHRKASRVRPPSADLTRGSCTSKQKNSPNHLCGDRVRCGVISAGDHVIIVITGLDPT; from the exons ATGGCCGTGAAGGATCGACTGGCCGAACTTAGAAAT GCGAGTGCGGCGCGCGGCGTGTACCACGACACGGTGGAGATCGGCGATGCGGCCGTTGCAGACGAAGACATCCGCCAGACCTTCAGTGAG GTGGAGCGTCTGCAAGGCTGGCTGCGCGAGCTGGCCGGCAACACGCTGCTGCTGAGGAGGCTGCACGCGGACCCCACCTTCCACGCCAGCAGAG GGTTACAAGACGAGTTCGACTCGATCGTGACTCAGTCGAACGCGCTGGGCACCAAGCTATGCGGCGCGCTGGTGCAGTTGGAAGCCAAGGCGCGGTCGGGCCGCAACGACGCGCGCGCGCGCATCTGCCGCCTGCAGTACGCgggcgcgcgccgccgcgccgccgacGCGCTGGCGGACCACCAGCGGCTGCTGCAGGCGGCGCGCGACCAGCAGCAGGACCTGCTGCAGCAGCAGATCAAGCTTA CAAACTTGACCATTTCTGATGAAGAATGCGAGGCCTTGCTCGACTCAAAGAACATATCCTTGTTTGTTGATAAT GTGAAGGCTGAGACGGCGCAGGCGCGGCTGGCGCTGCGCGCGGTGGAGGCGCGGCGCGACGAGCTGGCGCGCGCGGAGGCGGCGCTGCGCGACGTGCGCGACCTGTTCGTGCGGCTCGCGCAGCTCGTGGCCGAACAG CAAGAGCAGATCGACAGCGTGGTGCACTTCGCGCTGGCGGCGTCCGACTTCGTGGAGAGCGGCGAGCAGCAGCTCATGCGCGGCGCCGTCTCGCACAGGAAGGCCAGCCGGGTGAGGCCACCTTCCGCTGACCTGACACGAGGCAGCTGCACTTCCAAAC aaaaaaattcaCCTAATCATTTGTGTGGTGATCGGGTTCGCTGTGGTGTTATTAGTGCTGGTGATCACGTGATCATAGTTATAACAGGCCTGGATCCGACCTGA
- the LOC106137286 gene encoding uncharacterized protein LOC106137286 isoform X4, whose amino-acid sequence MAVKDRLAELRNASAARGVYHDTVEIGDAAVADEDIRQTFSEVERLQGWLRELAGNTLLLRRLHADPTFHASRGLQDEFDSIVTQSNALGTKLCGALVQLEAKARSGRNDARARICRLQYAGARRRAADALADHQRLLQAARDQQQDLLQQQIKLTNLTISDEECEALLDSKNISLFVDNVKAETAQARLALRAVEARRDELARAEAALRDVRDLFVRLAQLVAEQVLRVH is encoded by the exons ATGGCCGTGAAGGATCGACTGGCCGAACTTAGAAAT GCGAGTGCGGCGCGCGGCGTGTACCACGACACGGTGGAGATCGGCGATGCGGCCGTTGCAGACGAAGACATCCGCCAGACCTTCAGTGAG GTGGAGCGTCTGCAAGGCTGGCTGCGCGAGCTGGCCGGCAACACGCTGCTGCTGAGGAGGCTGCACGCGGACCCCACCTTCCACGCCAGCAGAG GGTTACAAGACGAGTTCGACTCGATCGTGACTCAGTCGAACGCGCTGGGCACCAAGCTATGCGGCGCGCTGGTGCAGTTGGAAGCCAAGGCGCGGTCGGGCCGCAACGACGCGCGCGCGCGCATCTGCCGCCTGCAGTACGCgggcgcgcgccgccgcgccgccgacGCGCTGGCGGACCACCAGCGGCTGCTGCAGGCGGCGCGCGACCAGCAGCAGGACCTGCTGCAGCAGCAGATCAAGCTTA CAAACTTGACCATTTCTGATGAAGAATGCGAGGCCTTGCTCGACTCAAAGAACATATCCTTGTTTGTTGATAAT GTGAAGGCTGAGACGGCGCAGGCGCGGCTGGCGCTGCGCGCGGTGGAGGCGCGGCGCGACGAGCTGGCGCGCGCGGAGGCGGCGCTGCGCGACGTGCGCGACCTGTTCGTGCGGCTCGCGCAGCTCGTGGCCGAACAGGTTCTACGTGTTCACTAG
- the LOC132902505 gene encoding uncharacterized protein LOC132902505 — MTKGCVQGSACGPVFWNLILDELLTLPLPKGAHIQAFADDVLLVVEGAERKDVEATTSICLDDINSWGERVKLKFGSDKTHAISFTPQTKQANLKMANSTISLTDQIKILGVIIDSKLNFIQHVNYILNKATKILKNICKFVRPTWGVHPENVECIYRQVIVPIITYAAGIWGSATKFYSVRRALRSFQRSFAIRAIRGFHTISAVAALAIAQFPPLHLVIDESLEIHKTKKTGICQELPDDIALYSKTKVRGLLHPAKRVTITYDEATTQEDTTALINPDAPNIFTDGSKKEDGQAGASFVVMMEGQRPVIKKFKLCRTASVFMCELFAIAEALKWLTNANTHFTEALIFSDSQSSLKAIQDRSNTDPLVNRIHHLISFLSSINTTVKFVWSKAHVGIVGNEIADVAAKEAAEKKTATLLNHFPLSHAKRLLRQRTLDAWQCEYESAPQGIEGGVETKRMRYNNRVWTLKRWVPVLWVRGIRIEGGVETKRMRYNNRVWTLKRWVG, encoded by the exons ATGACAAAAGGCTGTGTGCAGGGCTCTGCTTGTGGCCCGGTCTTTTGGAACTTAATCCTGGACGAGCTTCTCACCCTGCCTCTGCCTAAGGGCGCTCACATACAGGCATTCGCGGACGACGTACTGCTGGTAGTTGAGGGAGCAGAACGGAAGGATGTTGAAGCCACCACCTCCATCTGCCTTGATGATATTAATTCCTGGGGAGAACGCGTCAAGCTCAAGTTTGGCTCTGACAAAACCCATGCAATTTCATTTACACCGCAAACTAAGCAGGCAAATCTTAAAATGGCAAATAGCACAATTTCATTAAcagatcaaattaaaattctggGAGTCATCATCGATTCAAAACTCAATTTCATTCAACATGTAAACTATATTCTCAACAAAGccacaaaaatattgaaaaacatCTGCAAATTTGTCCGACCAACTTGGGGAGTTCACCCCGAGAATGTCGAGTGTATCTACCGACAAGTCATCGTCCCAATAATCACATATGCAGCAGGCATCTGGGGCTCGGCTACCAAATTCTACTCCGTGCGTCGAGCCCTCAGATCCTTCCAAAGGAGCTTTGCCATCAGGGCAATCCGCGGCTTCCACACCATCTCGGCGGTCGCAGCCCTGGCTATAGCTCAATTCCCCCCACTCCATCTTGTAATAGACGAGTCTCTCGAAATTCACAAGACCAAAAAGACAGGAATATGCCAGGAGTTACCGGATGACATAGCACTGTACTCAAAGACCAAAGTAAGAGGCCTTCTACACCCGGCCAAACGAGTCACCATTACCTATGACGAAGCCACAACGCAAGAGGACACCACTGCACTTATTAATCCTGATGCCCCCAATATTTTCACCGACGGCAGTAAAAAGGAAGACGGGCAAGCGGGGGCTTCGTTTGTGGTAATGATGGAAGGACAGCGACCcgtaataaagaaatttaaattgtgcCGCACCGCCTCAGTATTTATGTGCGAGCTATTCGCCATAGCAGAAGCCCTCAAGTGGCTTACAAACGCAAATACTCATTTCACTGAAGCTCTTATCTTCTCCGATTCTCAATCATCCCTCAAGGCCATCCAAGATCGCAGCAATACCGACCCATTAGTAAATCGAATCCACCACCTCATCTCCTTCCTTTCATCTATCAATACAACTGTTAAATTCGTCTGGTCCAAGGCTCATGTTGGCATAGTGGGAAATGAGATAGCAGATGTCGCGGCTAAGGAGGCTGCAGAGAAGAAAACCGCAACTCTGCTAAATCATTTCCCGCTCTCACACGCCAAGCGACTCCTGCGCCAGCGCACTTTGGACGCTTGGCAATGCGAATATGAGTCGGCCCCACAAGG GATCGAAGGTggcgtcgagacgaagagaaTGAGGTACAACAATCGGGTGTGGACACTCAAGAGATGGGTGCCCGTTctatgggtgcgaggtataag GATCGAAGGTggcgtcgagacgaagagaaTGAGGTACAACAATCGGGTGTGGACACTCAAGAGATGGgtcggttag
- the LOC106137286 gene encoding uncharacterized protein LOC106137286 isoform X3 has protein sequence MAVKDRLAELRNASAARGVYHDTVEIGDAAVADEDIRQTFSEVERLQGWLRELAGNTLLLRRLHADPTFHASRGLQDEFDSIVTQSNALGTKLCGALVQLEAKARSGRNDARARICRLQYAGARRRAADALADHQRLLQAARDQQQDLLQQQIKLTNLTISDEECEALLDSKNISLFVDNVKAETAQARLALRAVEARRDELARAEAALRDVRDLFVRLAQLVAEQQEQIDSVVHFALAASDFVESGEQQLMRGAVSHRKASRKKIHLIICVVIGFAVVLLVLVIT, from the exons ATGGCCGTGAAGGATCGACTGGCCGAACTTAGAAAT GCGAGTGCGGCGCGCGGCGTGTACCACGACACGGTGGAGATCGGCGATGCGGCCGTTGCAGACGAAGACATCCGCCAGACCTTCAGTGAG GTGGAGCGTCTGCAAGGCTGGCTGCGCGAGCTGGCCGGCAACACGCTGCTGCTGAGGAGGCTGCACGCGGACCCCACCTTCCACGCCAGCAGAG GGTTACAAGACGAGTTCGACTCGATCGTGACTCAGTCGAACGCGCTGGGCACCAAGCTATGCGGCGCGCTGGTGCAGTTGGAAGCCAAGGCGCGGTCGGGCCGCAACGACGCGCGCGCGCGCATCTGCCGCCTGCAGTACGCgggcgcgcgccgccgcgccgccgacGCGCTGGCGGACCACCAGCGGCTGCTGCAGGCGGCGCGCGACCAGCAGCAGGACCTGCTGCAGCAGCAGATCAAGCTTA CAAACTTGACCATTTCTGATGAAGAATGCGAGGCCTTGCTCGACTCAAAGAACATATCCTTGTTTGTTGATAAT GTGAAGGCTGAGACGGCGCAGGCGCGGCTGGCGCTGCGCGCGGTGGAGGCGCGGCGCGACGAGCTGGCGCGCGCGGAGGCGGCGCTGCGCGACGTGCGCGACCTGTTCGTGCGGCTCGCGCAGCTCGTGGCCGAACAG CAAGAGCAGATCGACAGCGTGGTGCACTTCGCGCTGGCGGCGTCCGACTTCGTGGAGAGCGGCGAGCAGCAGCTCATGCGCGGCGCCGTCTCGCACAGGAAGGCCAGCCGG aaaaaaattcaCCTAATCATTTGTGTGGTGATCGGGTTCGCTGTGGTGTTATTAGTGCTGGTGATCACGTGA